A region from the Hylaeus volcanicus isolate JK05 chromosome 6, UHH_iyHylVolc1.0_haploid, whole genome shotgun sequence genome encodes:
- the LOC128879124 gene encoding uncharacterized protein F13E9.13, mitochondrial isoform X1, producing the protein MLRFHKFFQKGKCSIIGMVHVGGLPGTPLYCGDTTKIINNAVEDATIYRDCNVDGILVENMHDVPYVRSKDLSPETVSMMTRVCIEIKRILPENVPCGIQILAGCNREAVAVAKAANFQFVRTEGFVFSHIADEGLIDACAGPLLRYRKQIDANDILCFADIKKKHSSHAITSDVSLAETVKAAEFFLADGIILTGTATGDPADITELKEVKQVAKCPILIGSGVTISNMENYMYSDAMIIGSYFKVDGVWKNAVDKKKVGNFMVKLEKLQNIQS; encoded by the exons ATGTTACgttttcacaaattttttcaaaaaggaaAGTGTTCTATCATTGGAATGGTGCATGTCGGTGGATTACCtg GGACACCACTGTATTGCGGCGATacaactaaaattataaacaatgcAGTCGAGGATGCTACAATTTATAGAGATTGCAATGTC GATGGTATACTAGTGGAAAACATGCACGATGTTCCATACGTACGATCCAAAGACTTATCTCCTGAAACTGTATCGATGATGACTCGAGTctgtatagaaattaaaagaatattaccTGAAAATGTACCATGTGGCATACAG aTTTTAGCAGGTTGTAACAGAGAAGCTGTAGCTGTAGCAAAAGCTGCCAATTTTCAGTTTGTTAGGACAGAAGGATTTGTATTTTCTCATATAGCAGACGAGGGTTTGATAGATGCATGTGCCGGTCCTCTTTTGCGATACAGAAAACAGATCGATGCCAATGATATTCTTTGTTTTGctgacattaaaaaaaagcatag TTCGCATGCTATCACTTCCGATGTAAGCTTAGCAGAAACAGTGAAAGCGGCAGAATTTTTCTTAGCAGATGGAATAATACTGACAGGAACCGCGACTGGCGACCCAGCTGATATAACAGAGCTTAAAG aaGTTAAGCAAGTTGCTAAATGTCCAATCCTTATTGGCTCTGGTGTTACGATAAGCAATATGGAAAATTACATGTACTCTGATGCAATGATCATAGGATCATACTTTAAGGTTGACGGTGTTTGGAAAAATGCAGTTGACAAAAAGAAAGTTGGTAATTTTATGgtaaaattggaaaaactACAAAACATACAAAGTTAA
- the LOC128879126 gene encoding uncharacterized protein LOC128879126 codes for MYVYARIFTWAWDVFVGSTAFPMQHTVEIQVRVTDEVPTSEEHFVENALLPWRAMPAPSSRTSPSTPTNPQPQYLSPHVFQGRNSLCSANDYTLRRRRPMTLRIGPRLSLPNKSTSAPTTTIDGEWPALG; via the exons ATGTACGTGTACGCGCGAATCTTTACTTGGGCATGGGACGTATTCGTCGGTAGCACCGCGTTTCCGATGCAGCAC acTGTGGAAATTCAGGTACGGGTAACCGATGAGGTGCCAACATCGGAGGAACACTTTGTTGAAAATGCATTACTACCTTGGAGAGCAATGCCGGCCCCCAGCAGTCGTACCTCCCCGTCAACTCCGACGAATCCGCAGCCCCAGTATTTGTCACCGCATGTTTTTCAAGGAAGAAACTCCCTCTGTTCTGCAAATG ATTACACGTTGCGCAGAAGACGTCCAATGACACTTCGCATCGGGCCACGTTTGAGTCTTCCAAATAAAAGTACCTCGGCCCCGACCACCACCATCGATGGAGAATGGCCAGCACTCGGGTAA
- the LOC128879125 gene encoding tumor protein p53-inducible nuclear protein 2, whose amino-acid sequence MLSSLANYLLGGNIFGSGTQDSREGSNNETPESLPVMARLNQVEVEGDEWILIDRAVEGATTLEESWYVTPPPCFTRAGPVNVETSPLENLLIEHPSMSVYRATTLTVAPDTPPPTPDASENRDVEEDVLPSIVSGVPATAAASLNRRPRRIVSDQEIYRPSIHGGRPAVGRVSTEKRIVQSRSAQKVLEKRSTQALKRGRLERSNKLTEVFSGKGRRPRRQDRLRVQNSGANNNRKC is encoded by the exons ATGCTGAGCAGCTTGGCAAACTACTTACTCGGAGGTAATATCTTCGGCTCCGGCACACAGGACTCTCGGGAAGGGTCCAATAACGAAACCCCGGAGTCCCTTCCAGTAATGGCGAGGCTCAATCAGGTGGAGGTTGAGGGCGATGAGTGGATCCTCATTGACCGTGCTG TTGAGGGTGCGACGACGCTGGAGGAGTCGTGGTATGTAACGCCACCCCCATGTTTTACACGGGCGGGACCCGTAAACGTGGAAACATCTCCGCTGGAGAACCTGCTGATCGAGCATCCCAGCATGTCCGTATACCGAGCCACGACTCTTACAGTCGCCCCCGACACTCCACCGCCAACGCCGGATGCATCGGAAAACAGAGACGTCGAGGAGGACGTTTTACCTTCTATCGTTTCCGGTGTACCGGCCACGGCGGCAGCCTCGTTGAACCGTAGACCGAGAAGAATCGTCAGCGATCAAGAAATTTACAGACCCTCTATTCACGGCGGAAGACCCGCCGTCGGACGTGTCAGCACCGAGAAGAGGATAGTCCAGAGTCGCTCGGCGCAGAAG GTTCTCGAGAAGAGGTCTACCCAGGCGCTAAAGAGGGGCCGTCTAGAGAGGAGCAACAAACTGACGGAGGTGTTCAGCGGTAAAGGCAGACGTCCCCGCCGGCAAGACCGCTTGCGCGTCCAGAACAGTGGCGCAAACAACAACCGGAAATGCTAG
- the LOC128879124 gene encoding uncharacterized protein F13E9.13, mitochondrial isoform X2, with amino-acid sequence MLRFHKFFQKGKCSIIGMVHVGGLPGTPLYCGDTTKIINNAVEDATIYRDCNVDGILVENMHDVPYVRSKDLSPETVSMMTRVCIEIKRILPENVPCGIQILAGCNREAVAVAKAANFQFVRTEGFVFSHIADEGLIDACAGPLLRYRKQIDANDILCFADIKKKHSSHAITSDVSLAETVKAAEFFLADGIILTGTATGDPADITELKAVAIAPYYMRSTATATVLHMMPSCHYGQRCRCELSETILYRENIVASDN; translated from the exons ATGTTACgttttcacaaattttttcaaaaaggaaAGTGTTCTATCATTGGAATGGTGCATGTCGGTGGATTACCtg GGACACCACTGTATTGCGGCGATacaactaaaattataaacaatgcAGTCGAGGATGCTACAATTTATAGAGATTGCAATGTC GATGGTATACTAGTGGAAAACATGCACGATGTTCCATACGTACGATCCAAAGACTTATCTCCTGAAACTGTATCGATGATGACTCGAGTctgtatagaaattaaaagaatattaccTGAAAATGTACCATGTGGCATACAG aTTTTAGCAGGTTGTAACAGAGAAGCTGTAGCTGTAGCAAAAGCTGCCAATTTTCAGTTTGTTAGGACAGAAGGATTTGTATTTTCTCATATAGCAGACGAGGGTTTGATAGATGCATGTGCCGGTCCTCTTTTGCGATACAGAAAACAGATCGATGCCAATGATATTCTTTGTTTTGctgacattaaaaaaaagcatag TTCGCATGCTATCACTTCCGATGTAAGCTTAGCAGAAACAGTGAAAGCGGCAGAATTTTTCTTAGCAGATGGAATAATACTGACAGGAACCGCGACTGGCGACCCAGCTGATATAACAGAGCTTAAAG CAGTAGCGATAGCGCCTTATTATATGAGAAGCACTGCTACAGCTACAGTGCTACATATGATGCCATCTTGCCACTATGGGCAACGATGTCGCTGCGAGCTAAGCGAAACTATTTTATACCGTGAAAATATAGTAGCGAGCGATAATTAA